One Bombus huntii isolate Logan2020A chromosome 12, iyBomHunt1.1, whole genome shotgun sequence DNA segment encodes these proteins:
- the LOC126871543 gene encoding WD repeat and FYVE domain-containing protein 2: MAAEIKPAPGVNHDKFSTSRKPILLSKLEGCNDDVNAAIIIPREDGVISVCDDRTVRVWLKRDSGQYWPSVCQYMAAGATSMHYCVQTRQLFVGLENGTINEFILEQDYNQMTAMREYAAHQARVTGVIFASNCEWVLSIGRDKMFQLHCSETGQKLGSYQTDAWYTALQFDAQSKHAFVGDYSGQIAMLKLDTNGVTLITTLKAHTGSIHTLAWDFEKQLLFSGSFDQSIIVWDIGGRQGTAYELQGHHNKVTALCYASAERVLLSGGEDGVIVCWDMAANRKETAAWIESDTCQACGRPFFWNIKAMMDQRQLGLRQHHCRHCGRALCARCTSQRIPIPAMGFEFEVRVCDQCHIQLKAANQTSLASFHDAKHNVVGMDLDAPRRRLLTIGQDRLIKIWDISALLQ; this comes from the exons ATGGCAGCAGAGATAAAGCCCGCACCGGGAGTAAATCATGATAAATTCAGCACAAGCCGAAAACCTATACTTCTATCGAAATTAGAAGGATGTAATGACGATGTTAATGCGGCTATCATTATACCGCGGGAAGATGGTGTAATTAGTGTTTGCGATGACAG AACTGTTAGAGTTTGGTTGAAACGAGATTCTGGCCAATATTGGCCAAGTGTCTGTCAATATATGGCTGCTGGTGCAACATCAATGCATTATTGTGTACAAACTAGACAATTATTTGTTGGTTTGGAGAATGGAACTataaat GAATTCATTTTGGAGCAAGATTATAATCAAATGACTGCCATGCGTGAATATGCTGCACATCAAGCGAGAGTTACAGGTGTTATATTTGCATCAAATTGCGAATGGGTTTTAAGTATAGGTCGAGATAAGATGTTTCAATTACATTGTTCAGAAACAGGACAAAAATTAGGATCATATCAAACTGATGCATGGTACACCGCTCTGCA ATTTGACGCGCAATCAAAACATGCCTTTGTTGGTGATTATTCTGGACAAATAGCAATGTTGAAATTAGATACTAATGGTGTTACACTAATTACTACTTTAAAGGCACATACAGGAAGCATTCATACATTAGCATGGGATTTTGAAAAGCAGCTTTTGTTTTCTGGAAGTTTCGATCAAAGTATCATAGTATGGGATATTGGAGGCCGGCAAGGTACAGCCTATGAACTCCAAGGACATCA CAACAAAGTAACTGCATTGTGCTATGCAAGCGCAGAGCGTGTGTTGTTATCTGGAGGAGAAGATGGTGTAATAGTATGCTGGGATATGGCTgcaaatagaaaagaaactgCAGCCTGGATAGAATCCGATACGTGCCAA gcTTGTGGAAGACCATTCTTTTGGAATATTAAAGCTATGATGGATCAACGACAATTAGGTCTAAGACAGCACCATTGCCGTCATTGTGGTCGTGCATTATGCGCACGATGTACATCTCAGCGAATACCAATACCAGCAATGGGTTTTGAATTTGAAGTTAGAGTGTGCGATCAGTGTCATATTCAACTTAAAGCTGCAAA CCAAACATCTCTAGCATCGTTCCATGACGCAAAGCATAATGTCGTTGGAATGGATCTTGATGCTCCTAGGCGACGATTATTAACTATTGGTCAAGATCGTCTTATTAAGATTTGGGATATTTCTGCACTTCTTCAGTGA
- the LOC126871991 gene encoding AKT-interacting protein-like isoform X1: protein MSGTKDDGNKNDNLKRQGSFRKLLPLNTNGDSQLSMSVKMIDRPTVSQTNKEYTVYLQEYNILSEYNMLCAQDLKGIYVIPSAQNSLLWFGVQFVRQGIYQGGIFRFNITLPQNFPDGGCPKVTFQTPVFHPLIDSESGELYTSWGFPEWRKSNRIWQLVQFITKIFTKVDIKMNSVNHEASNLLENNFETFRDRVRKCVRESLNKVYSSPVVDDPHYITFSPYVDELHNSIKREIYEPKIQEEEENKAVGLSWVQPGSLQPFSKPEAR, encoded by the exons ATGTCAGGAACAAAG gatGATGGTAATAAGAACGATAACCTAAAAAGACAAGGTTCATTCAGGAAACTATTACCTTTGAATACAAATGGAGATTCTCAATTGAGCATGTCTGTGAAAATGATTGATAGGCCAACTGTGTCACAAACTAACAAAGAATATACCGTATACTTACAggaatacaatattttatcagAATA TAATATGCTATGTGCGCAAGATCTGAAGGGTATTTATGTCATACCATCTGCCCAAAATTCCTTAT TATGGTTTGGAGTACAATTTGTGCGGCAAGGAATATATCAAGGAGGAATCTTCAGATTTAATATTACGCTACCACAAAATTTTCCAGATGGGGGATGTCCT AAAGTCACATTTCAAACTCCAGTTTTTCATCCTTTGATCGATTCTGAATCTGGAGAACTATATACATCATGGGGGTTTCCTGAATGGAGAAAAAGTAATCGAATTTGGCAATTGGTacaatttataacaaaaatcTTCACAAAAGTAGATATTAAAATGAATTCTGTAAATCATGAAGCGTCTAATTT ATTAGAGAATAATTTCGAAACATTTCGAGATCGCGTAAGAAAATGTGTGAGAGAAAGCTTAAACAAAGTCTATAGTTCACCTGTGGTGGATGATCCTCACTATATTACTTTTAGTCCATATGTCGATGAGCTTCATAATTCCATTAAGAGAGAAATCTATGAACCTAAg ATacaggaagaggaagaaaataaagcaGTTGGATTATCATGGGTACAACCAGGATCATTACAACCATTCTCTAAACCCGAAGCAAGATAA
- the LOC126871992 gene encoding cdc42 homolog yields MQTIKCVVVGDGAVGKTCLLISYTTNKFPSEYVPTVFDNYAVTVMIGGDPYTLGLFDTAGQEDYDRLRPLSYPQTDVFLVCFSVVSPSSFENVKEKWVPEITHHCPRTPFLLVGTQIDLRDDVATIEKLAKNKQKPISAEQGEKLAKELKAVKYVECSALTQKGLKNVFDEAILAALEPPEPVKKRKCTLL; encoded by the exons ATGCAGACAATAAAATGTGTTGTGGTAGGGGATGGAGCTGTGGGTAAAACTTGTCTTTTGATATCATATACAACCAATAAATTTCCATCCGAATATGTACCTACTGTTTTTGACAATTATGCAGTGACAGTAATGATCGGTGGTGATCCATATACATTGGGATTGTTTGATACTGCTG GCCAGGAGGATTATGATAGACTTAGGCCTCTGAGTTATCCACAAACAGATGTATTTCTTGTTTGTTTTTCAGTAGTGTCACCATCATCATTTGAAAATGTTAAAGAGAAG TGGGTACCTGAGATAACGCATCACTGTCCAAGAACTCCGTTTTTGTTGGTTGGTACTCAAATTGATCTGAGAGATGACGTTGCTACTATCGAAAAATTGGCAAAAAATAAGCAAAAACCGATATCAGCAGAGCAAGGAGAAAAACTTGCCAAGGAATTAAAAGCGGTAAAATACGTAGAATGTAGTGCTCTTACGCAA AAAGgtttgaaaaatgtatttgATGAAGCTATTTTAGCTGCATTGGAACCTCCAGAACCAGTAAAGAAGAGGAAGTGTACACTCTTGTAA
- the LOC126871991 gene encoding AKT-interacting protein-like isoform X2, protein MSGTKDDGNKNDNLKRQGSFRKLLPLNTNGDSQLSMSVKMIDRPTVSQTNKEYTVYLQEYNILSEYNMLCAQDLKGIYVIPSAQNSLLWFGVQFVRQGIYQGGIFRFNITLPQNFPDGGCPKVTFQTPVFHPLIDSESGELYTSWGFPEWRKSNRIWQLVQFITKIFTKVDIKMNSVNHEASNLLENNFETFRDRVRKCVRESLNKVYSSPVVDDPHYITFSPYVDELHNSIKREIYEPKEEEENKAVGLSWVQPGSLQPFSKPEAR, encoded by the exons ATGTCAGGAACAAAG gatGATGGTAATAAGAACGATAACCTAAAAAGACAAGGTTCATTCAGGAAACTATTACCTTTGAATACAAATGGAGATTCTCAATTGAGCATGTCTGTGAAAATGATTGATAGGCCAACTGTGTCACAAACTAACAAAGAATATACCGTATACTTACAggaatacaatattttatcagAATA TAATATGCTATGTGCGCAAGATCTGAAGGGTATTTATGTCATACCATCTGCCCAAAATTCCTTAT TATGGTTTGGAGTACAATTTGTGCGGCAAGGAATATATCAAGGAGGAATCTTCAGATTTAATATTACGCTACCACAAAATTTTCCAGATGGGGGATGTCCT AAAGTCACATTTCAAACTCCAGTTTTTCATCCTTTGATCGATTCTGAATCTGGAGAACTATATACATCATGGGGGTTTCCTGAATGGAGAAAAAGTAATCGAATTTGGCAATTGGTacaatttataacaaaaatcTTCACAAAAGTAGATATTAAAATGAATTCTGTAAATCATGAAGCGTCTAATTT ATTAGAGAATAATTTCGAAACATTTCGAGATCGCGTAAGAAAATGTGTGAGAGAAAGCTTAAACAAAGTCTATAGTTCACCTGTGGTGGATGATCCTCACTATATTACTTTTAGTCCATATGTCGATGAGCTTCATAATTCCATTAAGAGAGAAATCTATGAACCTAAg gaagaggaagaaaataaagcaGTTGGATTATCATGGGTACAACCAGGATCATTACAACCATTCTCTAAACCCGAAGCAAGATAA